Genomic DNA from Methanosarcina sp. MTP4:
TTGTCGGGGTTCCATCACGTAGTCCAACCCCGTGCCCACCCCCGGTTGCGAAGCAACCGGCTTTTCCCTGACTTTTATGAATAAGATATAGTAATCAAGCCAGAAACCGCATTTTTATTTTTGAACAATGGGCTTCATATTGACTCAAAAAATGGCCTTCGCGTGCTTCATGTTGATTTCTTGTACCGGGGAAGTTATTTTTTTGTATGTTTTTTTCATTTTGACAATTTTTCTGGGCGGGCCTCGCTGACGCTCGGGACAAAAACGACGGGAGATGCCATTCCGGTTGCTTCGGTGAAGTTCAGCAAACCAATCGAATGACCAGCAGCGGTGTATATGGTTGTTTTCAATTCGCCAGCCACCCCAATTGACAAAACGACCTGATCAAAGTAGGTAAGACCGGGTCCGGGGTTTTGAGACGGATTAAAATTGTGCCGAAAGCGGATAGATTCGATTTTTGAAGAATTATTCAGGTCGCTTCGGTCAGTGCATGGAGAAGCGCCAGAACAAGAGAAAAATCAAAGTTGCGCTGGCGCACCCCGCTGCAAGCAACGGGGTATGTTCGCGCCACCGCTGAAAATTCCGTAAAAGAAGACAATAGACGACTCAGTTCCAAAATCCAGTGATTGATGTAAACTAAAAAATCACTGGATTTTGAAATTTGTTGTGGTCCTTTGAACACGGCCTCTTGATTGAAGTCTTTAGATGCCGAATATTGAGTTTGATTGAAGAACGAATTCTTCCTGCAAATTCATTGTTCCAATCAAAAAATGCAAAAATCACTAGATTTTGGACCAGAGTCCAATAGACCTAATATGATTTATTTCGAGTAGAAGTTAACAAACAAAAAGTGGAATTGAGAATTAGCATTGTCACCAACGGTTACCGGGGAAGTATCCATCCCCGCAGCAAGCTACGGGGTATTCGACTGAAATAAAAAATAAGATTTAAAAATGGGGATATGTGTCCCGAAACCACTCCACTGTTTTTTCCTTATCTCAGGCTGCTCTTGCTTTTCTTTTCTCCTGGCGGGTATCCATCATCACAATAAGGGGTGGGAAGACCACGAAGGTGACGAAGATTGCCAGGAAAACATCAATAACAGTCACCAACCCGAAATTGCTCAGAATGGGGAAGGGCGAGAAAATAAGGGCTGAAAACCCGAAGACCGTTGTAGCTCCGGAAGCTATCAGGGCGGAGCCTGTGGTTGTCACTGCCTGGTTGATGGCTCCCACAGGGTCCAGCCCGTTTTCCTTTTCCTCAAAGTAGCGTTCCATCATCAGGATGGAATATTCGGACCCCACCCCAAGGATCAAAGCCCCAAGCACTGCAGTCATTGGCGTATATGCAAGGCCCAGCCCGGACATGACAAGGCCTGACCAGCCAACGACAATAAACATGGGAATTATGGGGGAAAGCGCCTTTACGGGGTTCCTGTAAACCACAATCAACCCGAGCAGCACAAGCCCTATTCCAAGCATGGTCATAAAGACTCTCCCGCTCGTAAGGGCACTTATTATGTCAATCATCGCCACACTCTGGCCGGTAATGGTGACAGTAACGTCCGGAGGAGGCTGCATCCACTGTACATCTTCCTTAATAATGTCTCGCAGCTCTTTAATGCCCGTGATTTCGAGGTTCTCCATAGCCTGCCCTATATCCAGGTCAATTGTAAGCAGCTGGCTGCCCTGTTTGTATTCTCTACTCTGGCTGGCGGGGATTTCGCTGTATATTTCACGTATTTCTTCGGACGTTTCGGGGATGCTGCCTCCGTTTCTTTCCTTAACAAGGTCTACAATGCTCGTAGCTGCATAGACATGGCCCCGGTTTACAACTTCATGCCTGCTGAACTCGTCCATCCACTCCAGGACCTGCGGGTCACTGTTATCCCTAACTTTAAGAATGATATTCAGGTGGTCCCCCATTCCGGGAATTATGTCCTGCATCTGTTTAAAATGTATCAGGGAAGGCATATCCTGAGGGATGAAGCTATTCGTATCGCTCTGGATCGGGACTGACTGGTCTGCGTAAATCCCCGCAAAACAGGTAAGAAGAGCAATTGCGAGGATGACTCTGGAATGGTTGATGGTAAAGTCGGCGACCCGGATAAGGACTTTTTCGATTGCTTTTCCTTCCTGCACCTTTGTTTCCTGCACCCCTGCCCCGGGAGAACTTTCAAGACCTGAATCAGTTTTTCCCTCTCCATTTTTCTTTTTGAAAACCCCAAGTGGATTCCTCTTTGCCAGCCAGTCGAAACTGTAAAGGGTTACAAGCCCGAAAAAGATTGCAGAGACGTAACACATAATTACTCCTATCAGGAGCAGTTTTCCGAAATCCCGAATCATGGGGATGGTGGAAGTAAAAAGAGGGATAAAGCCAAGTGCAGTCATTGCCAGGGCTATCAGGACCGCAGGGGCCGTGTGTTTGATGGTAAGGACAAGGGCCTTTCCTGAGTTCTTTCCGAAGCGGATTTCCTCTTCCATCCTGTTGTGAAACTGGATGGCATAGTCAATCCCTATCCCGATCAGGACGGGAAAAGCTGCCATGGACACCATTGTCATTGGCACTCCGGCATATCCCATAACCCCGAATGTAAAAAAGACCCCCAGAAGCACAACAGGAAGCGGCAGCAGCCCCCACCTTACATGCCTGAAGACGAGGAGAAGCACGACAACCATCAGAAGGGAGGCAACTCCGAGCAGGACTCCCATGCTCTGGCTTATTTCTTTGTTAATGTCAAGCCGCAGGGCAGGAGAACCAGTGATAACGAGGCTGTACCCGGGCGGAAAAGCAGCTTCTTCCAGGGAAGTGTCCAGGACATTCAGGATGTCTTCCCGCTGCTGGTCAGTCGTGCTGCCTGCAATCTTAATCCCGATCATCATGTGGGTTTTGTCAGGCATCAGGGTTTCGAACATTTCCGGCCTGCTCTCAAGCATGTCCTGGACTTCCCGGTCCGAATCCGGAATCCTGGCCCGTCCTGAAACTTTGTAATTGATTTGCTTTATCAGGGTAGCAGGGCTGGTAGCCGACAGAACTCCCGGGACGGTCAACATCTGCTGCTCCAGCCTATCCGCGGCTTTCATCACGGCTGCAGATGTGACCTCATTTCCCTCGACCATCACTACAATGTCTTCGGTCTGGAAGTTCTTCTTGAAAAGGTGGTCATAATCTTTATACAGTTGTGTACCTTTCGAAACAAAAGTTTCCGTCCCTGAAGCCATCTCGATCATCTGTGCCCCTTGAAAGGACAGAAGGACAAAAAGGAACATGACAGCGATTATAGTCGGACGGTTACTCTGGATAAAAACTCCTAATTTTTCGAATATCTTTTTTATGGTGCTACCCCCCTGGAGGCATAACAGATATGATTTCTTCCTTTTGATTTTGGGACAATCTTCATCTGAAATTTTCAGGTGCTTTTCTGATTCATCATCAGGTTCTTTTCTGATTCATCATCAGGTGCTTTTCTGATTCATTATCAGGTGCTTTTCTGATTCATTATCAGGTCCTTTTTGTCAGCAGCTTAATCCGGGAAAAATACATAGCCAAGGCTAATCAAAACCGGAATCCCCATGAAAAATGAATCAAATCTTTTAGTGCTTGTTCAGGTCCCCTGGAGCAAGAAACCCTGTTATGCAAATGCTTTATCAGTGTTATTAATCAAACCGGGCCGAATGCATGAATCCTTCAGGTAGGGATTTTTACCGGTCAGGATCTATCTCCTGCCCCCTTTACGAAATCAATTTTTCTCATGATCCGTACCTCTGTTTTAAGACATTCTTCATAATCTTTGATTTCCTGTTCCTCAAGATGTCCCATGAGAAATGCATCAACTTCTCTCATTTTCTCATTCATTACTTCATAGTACCTTTTACCCTTTTCAGTAAGGGATATCAGGACTTTTCTGCGGTCTTCCGGATCCGTTCTTCTTCCGACAATATCTTTTTTCTCGAGGGAATCTATCATCCTTGAAAGGCTGCTCCTATCCAGGTTCATGCACAGGCCCAGGTATGAAGGAATTATTTCTCCTGCCGTGCCAATTATCATGATGGCCAGAGGCTGCTGTTTGCTGAGTTTTTCGAGCTCTTCCAGGCTGGTCCGGGAGATTTTTTGATAAACCTCTCTTTCAAATAATTTGTTGAAAAGTATCGTCCTTTCCAGCATTAACCGCCTGATTTCTTTTATTCTTTTGTCATCTAACATGCTTCCTCCAGGACGCTATACATGTAACTAAGGCGCACAGATGCAGAGGTACCATAGCCGGATTTTAGAGTCGATTCGTAAGCTTCTGGGGATTTACATGAAGTTCATTTAATGAAAACTTAATGTTTAACAATTACAAAAGGTGTAATTGTTAATAATTGATATTTGCAACAAATAGTCGGATCTGATATTTAAACATTTTCATTTTTATTTTGAAAGTAAAAGTGACTTTTGAGATGGATTATGTTAAATTTTTCAGATAAGTTTCCGGGGATTTGAAGAAAAAGAAGTCAAACTTCAGCTTATCCCTTCTTATTTTTTAGCATAGAATAATCTTCAGAACCTTTGTTTCAAAAGCAGTTTGAATCCGGAATGCATAGTTTTCTAATCAATCAAAATCAGGTGATTCAATATGCGCTGCAATGAAATGACGAAAGGCCAGGTTCTTTTTTGTGAAGACTGCGGATTCGAAGTGCAGGTTATAAAAGAATGCGGAGAGGAATGTGAACTGGGAGCCTGCTGCACAGGAGACATTTCCTGCTGCGGAAAACCGATGAAGCTAAAAGAATAAACTGGGGAATAAACTGGGGAATAAACTCCCGGCCGTTTTAGCCATGAATCTGACCGAAATCTGACCGGAATCCCCTCTTGTGATTCAAGAAATATTTTTAGGGGGCTGTCCCCCTACCTCTTTCTTCCCTCCTTCTTTCAAGGAAGCCCTGCATAAGCCTTATGAACACAAAGGAGCTGAAGAGCCAGGCCACGAGGGCAATAAGAAGGGAAAGGCCCCATTTGTTCAGGTACTGCATGCCGAGGCTGGCCACAAGCACACAGACCGTGCAGCCCATCATCCCGGCGCTTGCCCCGAGAGCAATGTCAGCGGCCCGCTCGGAACTTTCAAAGTGGCCTGCCATAATAACAGCTGCAACCATCACTGCCGGAAAAGCGGCAAAAATCCCCGCAAAAGCCTTCCAGGGAAGGAGCTGCAGGACAAGAAAACAGGCAACAACAGAGCTTCCCCCGAGGATGAACCTTAAAGCAAGATCCCGGATATCAATTTCCATGAATTTCTCCCTTATCTCAAATTTCCGTCTTTGACTTCGAGTTTTAATTTCTGTTTTACTTTCCGTTTTTACGTTCCGTTTACTTTCCGTTTTAATTTCCGTCTTTGATTTCCTTCACCTTACATTCAGCTACTTTTTGGGTTTTTGTTTCAAAAACCGTACCATGCAAAGTAAATTGCCGGTGCAAGCACGGCCCAGAACAGGAGAGCCCGGGATAAGCCCGATTTCCATCCGTATCTTAGGATCAGGTAGCTGGCTGCAAGGGCACAGCCAATATCTGCGACCATCCCTACAAGGGCACCCTTTGAGACCTGTTCGGACATAAAAAGAAGGTCCTGTCCTCTGAATTCCAGGCCCAGGCCAAGGATGGCGGCCAGGTAGACTGCCGGAAAAGCTGCAAAGATTCCCCCGATCCGGCCTCCGAAAGCCCGTGCAACCAGCGTGGATGCAACTACCGCACTGCCGCCGAGCACAAAGCGGAGGGCAAGGGGGAAAAGCTCAATGTGAAACATGATTCATACGCCACTGATAATTTCTTTCCGGATCCTTATAGCTTTATTCCGATCCTGAAATTTCTTCTCCGGAAAGCCCGTACTTTTCCCGGATCTCGGATTCTTTCAGGACCGAAAACCCCAGTTTTTCCACGATTTCGGTGATCCGCTTTTTGTCCGCACTTTTCATGGACTTCCTGTCAAAGTAGACGAAGTCGGCGCCGGATTTCTCGACTGCCTGCCGGATAAGGGCCTCGTCCACAAACTCAAGCTGGTACTTCGGGAAGTTGTGCCCGAAGGAGATGGCGGTTTCCAGCAGCATCCCGGTCTGGCGCATGGCATAATGCCCGCCCCCGAACCCGACTGCTGTGGGGACTTTTTTTAGGGATACCGCAAGGATAGCCTGAGCGACGACCTCCCCGGGGACCGGTTCTTCCCACTGCCCCTCGGTGCTCCCTATTTCGGCATAGAGGGAGGGCACAGTTAGTTCGGTTGGCCCGTGGTGGGTTACTTCCAGTGTAACGTCGTAGTTCAGCCCCTTTGCTTCGGCAAGCCTTTTCATCTCCATCAGGATGGACTTCATGGCTGGCGGGGAGGAGACTGCAAGCTCTCTCGGGTGTCCCCCGAGCCTGGCTTCGTCCGAGGAGTTTCCTGTGCAGTGCACGGTCAGGGACTTTACTTCCTGCTTGCTCCTGTGCTTGGAGGCAAAGATGATCAGGGAAGCCGGGAGCCCTGCAACTTCCAGTTTTTTATCAAGCCCATCCTGGAAAACGTGGATCTCCTCGATGTCCACAAGCCTGAACTTCCCGTCTGCGGATTCACGGGCAGCGGAGAAACCTGAGTTTTCCGGGAGTTCAAGGGGCTTCCATTCCACAAGGGCAAGGAGGTGTTTCTTTATGTTCTGGCTGGCAAGGTCAGGGGCAGAACAGATGATGGTGATTTTCGGGGCGTTTTCTGAATTATTTTCTTCTGGATTGCTCGTTCCTGTCATTTTTGAATCAATCCGGGTTTTTTATCCTTATTTTCTGAACCAATCCTCTATACATTTCTTTACAGTAGATAAAACCAACCCAGGAATTCTGACCCTGATCAAAAAGTTCCCGTTTTTTCTTTTTGAGCTTCTGGAAAAACCCCGCTTCCCATTTTGTGAAGAATACCAATTGCAACCCCAAATCCGTTTTTGTGCTGATAAGAGATCGATAAGCCTCCGCCAGCTTGCCTGGCGGCTCTTTTCCTCTGCAGTCAATTGAACATTTGTATTCTCTTCATTCAAATATTGAATGAGGGATTCATGGTTAGCTTTCCAATGCAATCCAAGCATAAACTTATTATCAAAAAAATTGAAAAGTAAAATTCATTTTTATGTCAAATTAAACCATAATCCCACTTCATGCCTTTTCCCGGTTCATAAGACATTTCATCCACGACAATTGGATAATACTTACTATCTTCGTCATATAATACTATGTGAACTTTTTTAAAGTTGCTAATTTTCCCATTATATGCACTTACTGTTTTATTATCCAAAGTGATTTTAAATCTATAAGTTGTCCAACGATTAAATTTGAACCAGGATGTTTTTGGATAAGAAGCCCCTCCCTCTGGTCCCACGGAATATTTTTCCTTGATTATAGATTGGTTGTATAAACCGAATACCTCAACAACTACCTCATGACGAGTATCGTCTTTATTATATATATCGTAAAGAGGGAGCAGAGAACCATATAAAATATAAGGAAAGATGCTATAGATATAAAAGCCTAAAAGGAGAAATACCAGAACTCCTGCAATTATGTCCATCCTCTTTGTTTTCACAATTTACCTTCCTATAATATAGAGAGTCCCGGTTTTGTAGAACTTTTCTTATGAAGAATTTCAACGATTTTCTCTGCAACTGCTCTTGCCTCTTCTTCTTCGTCATATACAATTATTTCCATGAAAGCGTTTGAGATCCGGACAAAATAAATATGCCGACTGCCATATTTCTCTGAAACGACAGCAACTTCATCTCCAATTCCTGATATTCTTGTTCCATTGTTTTTATTGTTCCTGTAATCAAAATATTTCTTTGCACCATTGAGGTCATTGAAGACAAAAGTGTCCAATTCGATGAAACTCGTTGTAATTTTATTATCTGATTTTCTCAGTTGTAATATAGAACCATCTTTCATATTTGATTCATTAAGTTTAGTTGCCATTTCCAGCAAACGTTCTTTGTCTTTTTTTGCTTCCTCAGGATTAAATCCTATTTCATCAATTTGATTAACAAAATTCTCAAGAAATTCTATCGGATCACTCATATATTGATAGTTTTCTTCTTTCCATCCAGCTCCAATTTCACCTGCAGTTATTTTAAGTTGTTTTGCACTACTAATTGTTGTAGATCGTTCCCCATTATGAGGCATATTAAATGCTAAAACAAAAATTGAAACTATGATCAAGCAGCTAATTATCGGTAGTCGGTATTTTTTCATCTTTGGTTTTTCCCGGAAACCCTCTACAATTTAAAGTCAAATTGGCAAATTCTATATATGGGAGCCTAAAAAATTCCCCGAACCACACCCCACAACTTATTCACTATTATATAAAAGTCACATTTCAATATATAAATTAATTCATTAAGATAACGTTTGTTAGTAATTTAAGTAACATTAAAAGTTGCTAATCTGCTAATTTTTATCCTTAATATCATTTTTCACATCTACTTAACTATATTTTTATTTAAAAATAAGTTAATTTTTTGTAGTTATTCTCATAAAAAATACATTAGTTGTAAAAAAATAACACTTTGATCAATTAATTCTTAATTTTTCATAAATATTGTAAGGAATCCCCATGAGATGTTGTAGAAGAACCCGGATAAACAATCATAAAATATTTTGCCTGGCAGCAGTAACAATCCTCCTATTAATAAACAGTGGCACTTCGGTGGCATCAACTATTTTCGTAAGTCCCGGAGAGTCGATCCAGGCTGCAGTAAACAATGCCTCTCCCGAGGATACGATCATCGTGAGAGACGGGACATACAATGAAAACATTTTGGTAAATGTGGAAAACCTGACCATACGATCCGAAAACGGGCCTGACTTTACCACGGTTCAGGCTCTGGTCTCCGAAAAAGACATATTTAAAATCACAAATGATTCCGTAACGATAAGCGGGTTTCACATAAGTCAAACCGGAGCTATCAGCTTTAAGTGTGGCATCTGTCTTTTTGAAGTTGAAGAGTGCAACTTAATAAATAATAGACTGTCAGAATACGGCTACGGCATATCTCTTATTTCTTCGAGTAATAACACACTTTCAAACAATACCGCATTTAACAACAACTACTACGGAATTTATCTGGACGATTCAAACAGCAACACGCTTTCAAACAATACTGCGTTGTACAACTGCTACGGCATCTCTCTTACCTCTTCGAGTAACAATACACTTTCAAATAATACTGCATCGAACAGTGAGTATGGCACCTCTATTATTTCTTCAAGCAGCAACACGCTTTCAAATAATATCGTATCTAACAATCACATCAACGGCATATCTCTTATTTCTTCAAGCAATAACGTGCTTGAAGATAACACAGCATCAAACAACTATTATGGCATATGGCTGGATTCTTCAAATAGCAGCACACTTTCAAATAATACCGCATTTAACAACGACTACTACGGAATTTATCTGGATTGTTCGAGCAGCAACACGCTTGAAAACAACACAGCATCGAACAACTACTACGGCATCAGTCTGCATTCATCGAACAGCAGTATTCTTTCCGGAAACCTGATGCAGGGCAACACGCATAATTTTGATGTAAATGGTGGATATCTGGGCACCAATATTATCTATGCTAATAACAGAGTGGACGGAAAGCCAATTTATTATCTTGTTGAAGTTTCAGACCTTGAAATCAATTCGTCTTCAAATGCAGAAACTGTTTACCTGATTGATTGTAAAAATATCACTGTAAAAGACTTGGCTATTAAAAAGGCAGGAAACGGAATCTTCCTTTACAATACCACGGACTCTAAACTGGAAAGCAACAG
This window encodes:
- a CDS encoding hydrophobe/amphiphile efflux-3 (HAE3) family transporter, translated to MKRKKSYLLCLQGGSTIKKIFEKLGVFIQSNRPTIIAVMFLFVLLSFQGAQMIEMASGTETFVSKGTQLYKDYDHLFKKNFQTEDIVVMVEGNEVTSAAVMKAADRLEQQMLTVPGVLSATSPATLIKQINYKVSGRARIPDSDREVQDMLESRPEMFETLMPDKTHMMIGIKIAGSTTDQQREDILNVLDTSLEEAAFPPGYSLVITGSPALRLDINKEISQSMGVLLGVASLLMVVVLLLVFRHVRWGLLPLPVVLLGVFFTFGVMGYAGVPMTMVSMAAFPVLIGIGIDYAIQFHNRMEEEIRFGKNSGKALVLTIKHTAPAVLIALAMTALGFIPLFTSTIPMIRDFGKLLLIGVIMCYVSAIFFGLVTLYSFDWLAKRNPLGVFKKKNGEGKTDSGLESSPGAGVQETKVQEGKAIEKVLIRVADFTINHSRVILAIALLTCFAGIYADQSVPIQSDTNSFIPQDMPSLIHFKQMQDIIPGMGDHLNIILKVRDNSDPQVLEWMDEFSRHEVVNRGHVYAATSIVDLVKERNGGSIPETSEEIREIYSEIPASQSREYKQGSQLLTIDLDIGQAMENLEITGIKELRDIIKEDVQWMQPPPDVTVTITGQSVAMIDIISALTSGRVFMTMLGIGLVLLGLIVVYRNPVKALSPIIPMFIVVGWSGLVMSGLGLAYTPMTAVLGALILGVGSEYSILMMERYFEEKENGLDPVGAINQAVTTTGSALIASGATTVFGFSALIFSPFPILSNFGLVTVIDVFLAIFVTFVVFPPLIVMMDTRQEKRKARAA
- a CDS encoding MarR family winged helix-turn-helix transcriptional regulator — its product is MLDDKRIKEIRRLMLERTILFNKLFEREVYQKISRTSLEELEKLSKQQPLAIMIIGTAGEIIPSYLGLCMNLDRSSLSRMIDSLEKKDIVGRRTDPEDRRKVLISLTEKGKRYYEVMNEKMREVDAFLMGHLEEQEIKDYEECLKTEVRIMRKIDFVKGAGDRS
- a CDS encoding DUF3147 family protein; protein product: MEIDIRDLALRFILGGSSVVACFLVLQLLPWKAFAGIFAAFPAVMVAAVIMAGHFESSERAADIALGASAGMMGCTVCVLVASLGMQYLNKWGLSLLIALVAWLFSSFVFIRLMQGFLERRREERGRGTAP
- a CDS encoding DUF3147 family protein, which gives rise to MFHIELFPLALRFVLGGSAVVASTLVARAFGGRIGGIFAAFPAVYLAAILGLGLEFRGQDLLFMSEQVSKGALVGMVADIGCALAASYLILRYGWKSGLSRALLFWAVLAPAIYFAWYGF
- a CDS encoding D-aminoacyl-tRNA deacylase translates to MTGTSNPEENNSENAPKITIICSAPDLASQNIKKHLLALVEWKPLELPENSGFSAARESADGKFRLVDIEEIHVFQDGLDKKLEVAGLPASLIIFASKHRSKQEVKSLTVHCTGNSSDEARLGGHPRELAVSSPPAMKSILMEMKRLAEAKGLNYDVTLEVTHHGPTELTVPSLYAEIGSTEGQWEEPVPGEVVAQAILAVSLKKVPTAVGFGGGHYAMRQTGMLLETAISFGHNFPKYQLEFVDEALIRQAVEKSGADFVYFDRKSMKSADKKRITEIVEKLGFSVLKESEIREKYGLSGEEISGSE